The genomic segment CTCATCGAGGCAAACAAAGGGGTAGAAACATTGGTTAGACAAATGAATCCTCTTCCATTATTTTATCAAGCCCGCTCCATGCTCACGTTGGAGGAGGCGGGTCTTTCAAAAAAAGTAGCTACAGGTTCCAATTCTGCTATGGTGACTACTTCTCAAAAGGATTTTGATGATAATCCATCGCATTTAGAAAATTCAAATCTGAATCGGGGCAAAAAGGGGTAGCAATGTGGTGGAAGGAGTGGCGGTGGAGGCCGCGGTAGTGGTGCTGGAAGGGGTGGTCGTGGTGGCTTAGGCAGAAAGGGCGGCGGCCAGCAGCAGCAGTCCACCCAGGCGTGGTCTGGTCAACTGAGATGGCCTAGTGGGCAGTGGCCTTGGGGTTGGCCATGGGCTATTCCACTGTGCCCATATCCATCTTATCCCTCTTTATATTGGGCCAGGCCATCCCACAACAAAGGCAACAAATCACGAATTATACACCTAATTATATACAAAAGACAATAAAAAAGATTTATATATTTACACATATTTATATTCTATCATGGCTATTACATGTTATTTTCTAGATATGTAAAAATCTATTCGAAGTTTGTAAAGTCTGTTTATTGTTTGACGTGGATTTGTAACAGTCTATTACAGTTTTGTAAAGTATATTTACATAATAATGTGATTCTATATGTTACAGTTTTGAAAAGTATGTTTCtagttttttattaatttttttatttcataatTTCAATAAACTTCTATCTTTTGGGTGACTAAATTATTTCATTACCCTTTTATTCATACCTTTgttaaaaaatttgaaatatcacttttcttttttctttaaacaaagtttctttttattagtttattttataCTCTCAAATGCAAATTAAGGAGGTCCTAATTTTGGTAGAGAAGGTCATGTTGATACCTCTAGTTATCTACTATAGGTCATAGCCATTGTATTAGTTTCTCTAAATATTTATTACAACTTTTGAATGTTTATTGTTAGCATGTTTACTAAAAATGTtggttataatttttataatttgttaAATTTTGGTTATGTAACTTTCAATTTCTTGAATTTGTAGTTACAATGCATTGaattttcacaaatttttttCTAATGGTTATTgtgtttctattttttattttttgtttaaggtAAATGTTGCAATTACAAACCTAttgttgttttttaaaaaaataaattaaaagttttgaaatttaatttTCGGGATAGATTTTGTAAAACTTTACTACAAACTCATGAAGTTAGCAGTAACTTAATCAAactaatattaagtttaattctacattgatttattttatattaagaATTTTAAAGGAGTGTTTATGTAACAAATTATTAAGATTCTATGAATAATTTTTAGAAATATATGTCAAAATTGTTTTTATAGGTAACAATAATTTTGAGTTTGTAAACTATGGTtacaatattattaatttgtttatatcATAAATTTAGTAATGGTTTGTTTCAACAAAATATATAAGgtttttgttttactttttaacaataaattaagTGATTACGGGAAAAGAATTATATGACCACGGGTTAGGGGTTTGAGTTTGGGTGGGCCTCCCTGTATAATGGGTCTTTATTAAAGTTGTCGTAAATTTGTAATTATATTTAGATACAGtatatttggatttttttttataatttaccttatTTGAGTTAATTTCTGAATAATTAGTAAATTTGATTATAATAAATAGCTTTAATTAGAGAAAGTTTGGCCAGATAAAAAGGTCATGTCGACCTTTCATAATTTCATTGAATTGTAGTCGTTACTCATCATAATTATATTCGTATATAAATCCCATTTCACAAATGAAATGAAAAACGAAATAATCTAACCTAAACCCTTTGCACGTGAGTAGAAAAAATCTAAACGAGGTGGTTGCATCTtctcattaaatatatatatatatatatatatatatatattcacataagAAGTTTTCACATATACTCACACATCCAATCACTTACAGTTACATACTGCCCGTTAATTAATGGCTAAgtgataattgtaataaaataaagattaaagatTTGTTTTTTTAACAAAGAAAAGATGAGATGATGGAGATGTATCTAAGTTGAAGGACACACCCATAAATAATGGAAATCTGAACGGTTACTTTTCTCATCCTTCTATCGGGATTTCTCAAAGAAACGGTTTGTGCGTTACTAGTGCGTTACTACAGATAAGGTCCATTAAGGAGTAGAACGTTGCGTAAAAGACGAATAACAAGACAAAGACCCAGAAAATGACAATTATAAGCTTCATATATTTTGCGTAGGTGGGTCGTTGTCAGTGatatgtatgttatatgtatgtgTTAACATATCTATTATTAGTATAATTGTTCATTGCCAGCTCAAATCCACAAAAGATGACCAATTCTACTCACTACCAACGTACGTACTGTGTGGTAACTATTCCCATGTAACTACCACGTTAGCgtttgaaaaaaaattagaaaca from the Humulus lupulus chromosome X, drHumLupu1.1, whole genome shotgun sequence genome contains:
- the LOC133806074 gene encoding uncharacterized protein LOC133806074, translating into MAMAAWDRLRYIFQDNQHSLVVTLEQEFTNTNMEDFPNASSYYQRLKSLSDQLKNVRSPVSDSRLVLQMVAGLIEANKGVETLVRQMNPLPLFYQARSMLTLEEAGLSKKVATGSNSAMVTTSQKDFDDNPSHLENSNLNRGKKG